Proteins from a genomic interval of Anolis sagrei isolate rAnoSag1 chromosome 1, rAnoSag1.mat, whole genome shotgun sequence:
- the FJX1 gene encoding four-jointed box protein 1 has translation MVRAGLGRAAALAVLLASASLAGLWVGRLAERPGRFPRESSPALSPSAPKTFRTLLTLPGEEQRPSRGRARVGRERERGRAAASAASSSPVRGGIFWSRWLEAQVPRGFPASEASSWLAAARAASVVGLERGGCGRAPNRLARLSDGSRACVRYGINPEQVQGEALSYHLAGLLGFQERLPPVALSRVEASGAGGRRWAAVGEELRGAPWAEGAVVSLARWVDNLTDVVAPQPWRAPLREAGPGALSPPALRGLSLAQLVELVQWSDLILFDYLTANFDRLVSNLFSLQWDPRVMHRATRNLHRAPDGGLVFLDNEAGLGHGYRLLAVWDRYNEPLLRSVCIFREGTAARVRDLHRLRNAASELLHIYRTREPLAESLGFLSDQQARLLQERIDLVHQHILDCQAQAAQEHL, from the coding sequence atggtccGGGCGGGGCTGGGCCGGGCGGCGGCGCTGGCTGTGCTGCTGGCCTCGGCTTCCTTGGCGGGGCTGTGGGTCGGGCGCCTGGCGGAGCGGCCGGGGCGCTTCCCGCGGGAGAGCTCGCCCGCCCTCAGCCCCTCGGCGCCCAAAACTTTCCGGACGCTGCTGACGCTGCCGGGCGAGGAGCAGAGGCCGAGCCGGGGCCGGGCCCGCgtggggcgggagcgagagcgcGGGAGAGCGGCGGCGTCGGCGGCGTCGTCGTCCCCGGTGCGCGGCGGGATCTTCTGGAGCCGCTGGCTGGAGGCGCAGGTGCCGCGCGGCTTCCCGGCGTCGGAGGCGTCCTCGTGGCTGGCGGCGGCGCGGGCGGCCTCGGTGGTGGGCCTGGAGCGGGGCGGCTGCGGCCGGGCGCCCAACCGCCTGGCCCGCCTCTCGGACGGGAGCCGCGCCTGCGTGCGCTACGGCATCAACCCGGAGCAGGTCCAGGGCGAGGCGCTCTCCTACCACCTGGCCGGCCTGCTGGGCTTCCAGGAGCGCCTCCCGCCCGTGGCGCTGTCCCGCGTGGAGGCCTCGGGCGCGGGCGGGCGGCGCTGGGCGGCCGTGGGCGAGGAGCTGCGCGGCGCGCCCTGGGCCGAGGGCGCCGTGGTCAGCCTGGCCCGCTGGGTCGACAACCTCACCGACGTGGTGGCCCCGCAGCCGTGGCGCGCCCCCCTCCGCGAGGCCGGGCCCGGCGCCCTCTCCCCGCCCGCCCTGCGTGGACTCAGCCTGGCCCAGCTGGTCGAGCTGGTCCAGTGGAGTGACCTCATCCTCTTCGACTACCTGACTGCCAACTTTGACCGCCTGGTCAGCAACCTCTTCAGCCTCCAGTGGGACCCCCGCGTCATGCACCGCGCCACACGCAACCTCCACCGTGCACCTGACGGCGGGCTGGTCTTCCTGGACAACGAGGCCGGCCTGGGCCACGGGTACCGTCTCCTAGCTGTCTGGGACCGCTACAACGAGCCGCTCCTCCGCTCCGTCTGCATCTTCCGTGAGGGCACTGCTGCCCGAGTCCGCGACCTCCACCGCCTCCGCAACGCTGCTTCTGAGCTGCTGCACATCTACCGCACCCGGGAGCCCCTTGCCGAGAGCCTGGGATTCCTCTCTGACCAGCAAGCAAGGCTCCTACAGGAGCGCATCGACCTGGTCCACCAGCACATCCTTGACTGTCAGGCCCAGGCCGCCCAGGAGCACCTCTGA